The region TTGTTTAGTCATTGATTCCGCTAACTTTTCCAAATAAATCGTCAATCATTCGCTCGATTGCCAATTCTAATTTTGCTTCGAAGCAAACTGCGTTGATTATTCGTATAACCTTTTTAATAGAAACTGTTTTTCGCCTATTTTATCGCCAATTTccttttcaaaataacatgtattaattattcgtttaatcgcagattttattttattttatttctatttctatttcgttttatcaTCGATTTTCCGCCGTCTTCAAAGAAACCCACGTGAATTACTTTAATTGCTTTTTCaaactaattttatttctttacttttaaattaagAAGCAGCAACGAAAATGCTACAATAACGGAAAAATTCTTCGGTTATCTCCAGAAAGAACACGAAGGTATCGAACTTAGTGTATTGAGACATTTTGTTCGTTGGAAGTTAGTCGACGACATTTGGAACGGAAAGATACATTTGACATGATTTAGTGTGACGTTGAGAGAGAAAAATGGTTTGATCGAGGGTGCCCTTAATTACTAATTTCATAACTTGCTGTTAATCGATCTGACAGTGATATTAGTGGATGTGGTTGGTAGTGCCTGATTAATCGTGATCGATATTTTGAACAAAGAGCAACGAGAAACGATCAGTTTGGAGTTTCACTTTGACGTCGTGAGACTATCGTTAATTAGACATAGAAGAATCATTTGGTGACAGGTAAGGGTTTCAACTTCtgtattcattttcttctatagactgaatttaatttttcgctTTGATAATCGTTTATGAAAGAGAAGCGATAATTATTAGTTCTACCTAAGAATGTTACTAATAAattaggaaaaagaaattttgattGGATTCTTGATAACgagtgaaaattaatttaaaagattgtaTTTGGAATTTTGAGAATCGATCGAGTCCTCAGTTTCAGTGCAATGTAACGTTATCAGTCGCGTGAGTTTGGCTCATATGTGATTTATGTGCAAGCTAAATGTTTTCAACAAATTGTAGCATATTGATTTCTCAAAGTACTGTATCAAATGTCTTGTAATTATAAGCAATTGTTTCGTTTGGACGATCAAGGGTaatatactctattttttattttaaaaatgccGCCATTTGTGTAGACGTACACACGCAAGTATTTATTATGTAGACACGATGGCTCGTAGACACGAACGTTTCTCGTTGTCGTATTTTCCAAACAGGTCAGTTATTTCGAGCACTCGACCACTTTCTCGCTCCTGACAATGACATTAGTCATTCTAATCGATGTCTCGAAATCGATGGTTCTTCTGTCAGCTATTTCGTTTCCGTGTTTATTCCATATGATAATATTGTTTCACGTATTCGCTTAAATTTAATTGGCAAATGATTAATTTCCCTGAATCCATTTTCAAGTAAACATATCAGTTTAACCTTTTGCTCTATCTGATACGAAAATGaacaatttgatataaaaattttgcgaaagatcgatatattattttacttttaacttGGAAATCGTTctcttaatttttcaatatctaaTTAACCACCTCAGTCCCTAAGACCGTCTGTTTTAACGAATggtaaataatcaaataattgcGTTGATACATCAGAAGTACCATCTTCTTATATCCCTGATATTAGTGTTAAAACAGGTTTGAAAAACcttcaattatttcatttattcttaGCCTTCGATGGCTTAAAATTTTCTCGGTTATTTTCCAATAGAGTTCAATATATTGATCGAAAACTTAGTTTAGCTAAGCACTGTAACCGGAAGTCACCCTTAAGTCGCCGGGTAAGAGGATTACGAgtaataaacaaacaatattaatcagaaaattattccattcaatttttctcctgcatttaattaaatatgacaGAGTCGACAAACTTTCCTTCGGTTCTTCTATCTCATTTGCAAATCTATAATATCGATATCCAAACGATAACTCGAACACCATTAACCAGCACTCGAGGCTATTTCTTTCGTCGAAACTTTCCTCAGATATGTAGATATCACGTTGACATCGCCGCGTATACCGAATCAGCCCTTTTTAAAGATGATCTCGCGAGCGTGGTTCGTATGCAATTCAATTTGAACGAGTCGCGTGTCACGATTCACTTGACTCCCGGCACAGTAATTGGCCGGCACTCGAGCAAACACTTACGCTTAATTTAACGTTTAACCGAATCGAAAACAAAGCGAACAGTTGCCGGACTTCGCTCGTTCTTTCAGTTCATTTCCGAACGTCTTTCGATCAGCATATCGGGTCTCCTCTTTCATCTCCGTTGCCTTTCAAAATCTAAAATCATAATTGAGACTTTGCTGCTCGAACTATGGAAGGGGAAAACGTGAATGACGGGTAAGATTGTTCCTGCGTTCTgtcagaaaataatttcctgTTTGTGGGAGAGGAAAGGAGCATTGTAATTGGAATTACAGAATGTGAAACATCAAAGGAACTGCCGAATGACATTTATTTCAAAGACTAGAAGACTGAAAACTTTGTTATACGACTTTTATACTGCTACGCCTGGAAATCAAGGATGGATTCTGTTTCAGCGAAATGAAGGACGAGAAGAGTAACTCTATATTGCCCACTGAAGCGACTCGATTGAGACCAAGATTGGAAAGTTTCGATGATGTTCTGCCGTATGTCGGTGACTACGGGAGATATCAATGGCTGTTGTTATTGTCGTTACTACCTTATGGCGCGACGTACGCGTTTCTGTATTTCTCGCAATTTTTCATTACGATTATTCCCACGGAACACTGGTGCAGGATAGACGAATTAGTAAACTCGAATTTCACCGAAGAAGAGAGGTAAGTATGTATaatgaaggaaagaaagaaaaggagataTACGTAGCAACGAAAGCTCCTTTAAACTTTGAACGATATTTTTGATTGTTCGTAGAAAGTGACTTTAAAATATTGTGAAAAATATGCGAGATATCGCGATTTCTGGAATTTCTCGAATTTTCGaacatttcgaaaattattagaaaatattgtagaaaaatttcacgataagaTACAAGATATTTTTGGATTACTCTGTCTGGACTTTGgttcttattttaataattaaaatgatcaATCATCTATCGTATGGGATGTTTAGGATTAAGATAGCGATTCCAGTGACGAACGTTTATCCTTATTACGAACAATGTCAACGGAAGGACGTAAACTTCACAGAGCTGTTGAAGAGCGATAAGAGCCTGAGCTCATCGGGCTTCCAAACAAACAAAACGATAAAATGTACTCAATGGGAGTATAATTTTACGCAGATTCCATATCCTAGTATAGGAACTGAGGTGAAGTATTCACATCGTTGTCTGAATCGCATGCTTCGAAATTCTTACACTTCTGCTGCGTTCTTTGGGTCATTTCCGATCTAATCTAACCTTGTTATAGTAAATTTCATAAGTTTAAAGAAAGTATAAGACGATAATTGTTAGTACGGATAATTCCTCGTTCCGATTTTACGCGAACGTTTTTTTCAGAGCATAAAGAACTCTTTCATTCATCGAACTGCGAGCAGAatcgagatataaaaattcgaagacCGCAGCaggattaaaattatattctgaaaaatatgaatctgGTTTTTCGCTGACTAACTCTTAACCTTGGTGATTAGCTAGATTGGGTATGCGACCGAGAATACCTCGTATCAACGGCGCAGGCCATCTTCTTCTGCGGATCCATCATCGGTGGTTTCCTAGTCGGTTGGATCGCCGATCACAAGGGTCGTATCCCAGCTTTAATGTTCTGCAATGGTATCGCCCTTTTTGCCTCCATTTTCACTGCCAGCGCAAATAGTTTTTGGTCATTCGCCGTCTGTAGGTTTCTCACTGGACTGGCGTTCGATAACTGTATCAACATTCCTCTGATTATCGGTAAGCCTTCTACGAAGTAGAAAGTGCGAGAGGTTCGACCGATAAGCCAATGTTTCAGTCACGCGAGAGATAACGTTAGTATGAAGTCAATGTTTCTATTACGTGAAAGATGATGTTGCGTGAGAAATTTTTGATGAATTGTtcctcgaagataattttGACGTTGCTGTACTCGATTGAACTATACGGTTCGAGTTCTTGATTCAAGAGCTTTTGCCACCACCAGAGATGAATATATTGATTTTGTTATTGTTAAAGatcgtttcatcgattttcATGTCGTCGAGGATAGTTATATCTTGATATTCTTAAATCGAGTTATAcaaggtggttggtaattggtggtacaagcggaaagaagtcgaaaatatagaatacaaatttttttttttaattcttccatcgagacaacgatctacagtgagatccgttataacgagacgcgataaagtgcacgcgtatcgagcgaaaattcaaagtcgattttctcgaaaacaaagcctcgaacgaaaaacgtttattctatattttcgacttcttttttcgcgtagaatcaccccctttccgcttgtaccatcagttaccaaccactctgtatattcgttcgaaatgaaaattatcacAAAATTTTCAACACGTAATTCGTTTAAATACGTTAGAAGCAAAACACGTGTATTATGTAGCGCTTTTTGTTATACGGACCAGCTCAAACTCGGAAAATTCACGTTTGCAGAGTAAACggattaatttaaaatcggaattatatttataatcttaCAATTATCCTACAACTACATCGCAGTGGCCAGTACAATTTTACCATGGATAGCCTATTATATCGCAAACCGGAGATATTTTACTTACGTTACTGCCATACCGCTGTTATCTGTCGCTATCACACCGTGGATTCTTCCCGAGAACGCCCGGTAAGTAAACTCCTAATCGTTCGATTATTCGAATTCTCAACTTGCGCTTTgagatttatgcaaatttacttATCGATCCATATCACTCGTATTTGCTCTGTTCAAGCTGGTACGTTTCCAACGGGATGATGGACAAGGTTGTTGAGAAACTACGGAGAATAGCTAGGATCAATCGTAGAAATCCAGACTCGCGTATTTACGATATATTAGTTGTAAGTTCGATCAAATAGAATTCTAGAAAGCTTACGCGAAATCATACGGTACAGTACTTGAATCTGTGCTGACAGATATATTTGATTCACGTCGAAAACACACAGACTCGCGAATGTATTTTAACATGCATAGACAggttttaaaaatgaaacgcgatgaaaaatgaaatatgaaatgaaactTGACTGTCGCGATTCCATTGTGGTATTATATCGATCTCGTACAAAATTTGAAGTAAATCTGggaatttatatagaaattataaaatatttacaatttacaagTACAATCGGGGATAAAAATAAGCTGCTATAGTTAATGGAAATAGATGTGAAGAAAGTATAATCAAATTAGTATCAGCCTCATATACttgagttttatttattatatttccttCTAATAATATGCAGATAGTTCAGCAAATgattgaaatgaatttttacattttctccaCTAATCCACTTAGTTTTGTTCCCGACTGTATTTCGGATCAGAAAAGTATTTAATCAACCAACCAcccattatattaataaatctcgATATCAAAAGCCATGCCGACTAATTCCATAAAACAGAATGCAAAGTGCCACTGTTCGTGCTATCTATTAATGACGAatacaatgaaaataaaatttcttttcagtGTGTTATGAATTTTGAACTGTGTAAG is a window of Bombus huntii isolate Logan2020A unplaced genomic scaffold, iyBomHunt1.1 ctg00000189.1, whole genome shotgun sequence DNA encoding:
- the LOC126877559 gene encoding carcinine transporter-like produces the protein MTVLLLLSTPVTVKPIACVEMKDEKSNSILPTEATRLRPRLESFDDVLPYVGDYGRYQWLLLLSLLPYGATYAFLYFSQFFITIIPTEHWCRIDELVNSNFTEEERIKIAIPVTNVYPYYEQCQRKDVNFTELLKSDKSLSSSGFQTNKTIKCTQWEYNFTQIPYPSIGTELDWVCDREYLVSTAQAIFFCGSIIGGFLVGWIADHKGRIPALMFCNGIALFASIFTASANSFWSFAVCRFLTGLAFDNCINIPLIIGKPSTKAFATTRDEYIDFVIVKDRFIDFHVVEDSYILIFLNRVIQGGCYNYIAVASTILPWIAYYIANRRYFTYVTAIPLLSVAITPWILPENARWYVSNGMMDKVVEKLRRIARINRRNPDSRIYDILVSNMEAPDKIQESATLLDLFKTPRLARNTILLVAFWCFTLISFDDHVYSLKLIQSSVFVSFSIACATELPAGLLLALLLDRWGRRLCGFLTMAMTCVLSIAELMLHSMLAKLVMSILSRFCLNMAANVGLQYAAELLPTPVRSQGVSFIHIFGIVAHSLAPYITDSAAIWEGFPMLIISTVSFFGAALVLFLPETVGQNLPQTIKQGEEFGRDQHFWSLPCYHKTHFNGHQHYHSCER